From Segatella copri, the proteins below share one genomic window:
- a CDS encoding BamA/TamA family outer membrane protein produces the protein MSDMKQQNRLYLIIYVAALLMLSGQLITGCSSTSALKEDEQLFTGLVPIEYKNYEKGTYADSTITEMEYALASAPNGALFGSSYYRTPFPVRLWIWNAFSQSDGALAKWITKVFGSKPKLMANVNPQLRAQVAEHQLDKYGYFNGKVTYDVLTQSNPKKAKVAYQVDFGHLWTLDSMAYLNFPAKSKQLIDASMNKALIRKGSPFNVANMESERQRITRLFRNRGYYFYQNSYASYLADTVNVPGKVQLRLMMADSVDDRATRQWYIGKIHVNFRKQYMEELKDSFVRSYLSFHYNGRKMPIRPGIVLQSLRLRPRELYRVRTEERAKTGLQEMGLFSYSSIQFTPRSVQTLDSLGNVVYRDTLDANIDLVFDKPYDFYVEANARGKTTGRVGPELVVGLTKRNAFHGGEKLTVNLHGSHEWQTISQAGGGSTRINSYEYGSDVSVEFPRIITPWNMFRTMEQNERRYRAGHMPTRYRGVPTTTVKASMNVLNRASYFRRHVAAGELTYAWSTSYQHQHSFSPLILSYEFMNSRTAAFDSILALHPYLQISMRDQFVPKMSYTYTYRSPRRYRHPITWSTTISEAANILSLGYMAAGKGWNEKDKKMFKNPFAQFLKLETDFVKYWRITQNGTLVGHVNAGIIWSYGNAENAPYYEQFYIGGANSVRAFNVRSIGPGRYQPTNSKYSYIDQTGDIKYLMNLEYRQKVWGDLYGALFLDAGNVWTLRNHEYSPLGKFDVDKFFRQLAVGTGVGVRYDMGMFVIRVDWGIGLHVPYDTGKNGIYNIRRFKDAQSLHFAVGYPF, from the coding sequence TATGAAACAGCAGAACAGGTTATACCTTATTATATATGTGGCAGCATTGCTGATGTTGTCGGGGCAGCTCATAACGGGTTGCTCTTCAACCAGTGCACTGAAAGAAGACGAGCAGCTGTTTACGGGTCTGGTACCTATCGAGTATAAGAACTACGAGAAGGGAACTTATGCTGATTCTACCATCACCGAGATGGAGTATGCCCTGGCTTCGGCTCCGAACGGTGCCTTGTTTGGGAGCAGCTATTACCGCACGCCGTTCCCTGTGCGCCTGTGGATATGGAATGCTTTCTCTCAGTCGGATGGAGCACTGGCTAAGTGGATAACCAAGGTATTCGGTTCCAAACCTAAGCTGATGGCGAATGTGAATCCGCAACTCCGTGCCCAGGTAGCCGAGCATCAGCTCGATAAATATGGCTATTTTAACGGTAAGGTGACTTATGATGTGCTGACACAGAGCAATCCGAAGAAGGCGAAGGTTGCCTATCAGGTAGACTTCGGTCATCTCTGGACGCTTGATTCTATGGCTTATCTCAACTTCCCTGCCAAGAGCAAGCAGCTCATAGATGCCTCCATGAACAAGGCGCTCATCCGGAAGGGGAGTCCTTTCAATGTCGCCAACATGGAATCGGAACGTCAGCGTATCACCCGTCTGTTCCGCAACAGGGGCTATTATTTCTATCAGAACAGTTATGCTTCTTATCTTGCCGATACCGTGAATGTGCCCGGCAAGGTGCAGTTGCGGCTGATGATGGCAGACAGCGTGGACGATAGGGCTACCCGCCAGTGGTATATCGGAAAGATTCATGTTAATTTCAGAAAGCAGTATATGGAGGAGTTGAAGGATTCCTTTGTGCGCAGCTATCTGAGTTTCCATTATAATGGAAGAAAGATGCCGATACGTCCGGGCATCGTTTTGCAGAGTCTGCGCCTGCGTCCCCGTGAACTGTATCGGGTACGTACCGAGGAACGTGCCAAGACCGGACTTCAGGAGATGGGACTCTTCAGCTATTCCAGCATCCAGTTTACCCCCCGTTCGGTGCAGACCCTAGACAGTTTGGGCAATGTAGTATATCGTGATACCTTGGATGCCAATATCGATCTGGTATTCGACAAGCCATACGATTTCTATGTCGAGGCAAATGCCCGCGGTAAAACGACCGGTAGAGTAGGACCGGAGCTGGTAGTGGGTCTTACCAAGCGCAATGCTTTTCATGGAGGCGAGAAACTTACTGTCAACCTGCATGGTTCGCATGAGTGGCAAACCATCAGTCAAGCTGGTGGAGGTTCTACCCGCATCAATTCCTATGAATACGGATCGGATGTATCCGTAGAGTTCCCTCGCATCATCACGCCTTGGAATATGTTCAGAACGATGGAGCAGAATGAGCGCAGATACCGTGCCGGACACATGCCTACCCGATATCGGGGAGTACCGACCACAACCGTCAAGGCTTCGATGAATGTACTGAACAGAGCCAGCTATTTCCGGCGTCATGTGGCAGCGGGCGAGTTAACCTATGCGTGGTCTACCTCTTACCAGCATCAGCATTCTTTCAGTCCGCTGATTCTCTCTTATGAGTTTATGAACAGTCGCACAGCCGCTTTCGATAGCATCCTCGCCCTGCATCCTTATCTTCAGATATCGATGCGCGACCAGTTTGTGCCTAAGATGAGTTACACCTATACTTATCGCAGTCCGCGCCGTTACCGCCATCCTATCACCTGGTCAACCACCATCAGCGAGGCAGCCAATATCCTTTCGCTCGGTTACATGGCGGCCGGAAAGGGATGGAACGAGAAAGACAAGAAGATGTTCAAGAATCCGTTTGCTCAGTTCCTGAAACTGGAGACAGATTTCGTGAAATATTGGCGTATCACCCAGAATGGTACGCTGGTGGGACATGTCAATGCCGGCATTATCTGGAGTTATGGCAATGCCGAGAATGCTCCTTATTATGAGCAGTTCTATATCGGTGGTGCCAACAGTGTGCGAGCCTTTAATGTGAGAAGCATCGGACCGGGCAGATACCAGCCTACCAACAGCAAGTATTCGTATATCGACCAGACGGGCGACATCAAGTATCTGATGAATCTGGAATACCGTCAGAAGGTATGGGGCGATCTCTATGGAGCCCTTTTCCTGGATGCAGGTAATGTGTGGACCTTACGCAACCATGAGTATAGTCCGCTCGGCAAGTTTGATGTAGACAAGTTTTTCCGGCAGCTGGCGGTAGGCACCGGTGTCGGTGTGCGTTATGACATGGGTATGTTTGTGATACGTGTCGACTGGGGTATCGGTCTGCATGTTCCTTACGATACCGGCAAGAATGGCATCTATAACATCCGTCGGTTCAAGGATGCCCAGAGTCTGCATTTCGCTGTGGGTTATCCTTTCTAG
- a CDS encoding nucleotidyltransferase: MKPTLLLLAAGMGSRYGGLKQLDGLGPNGETIMDYSIYDAIQAGFGKIVFVIRKDFEDQFREKILSKYEGHIPAELCFQALDDLPEGFSVPEGREKPWGTNHAVLMAKDIIKEPFCVINCDDFYNRDCFMVIGKFLSELPEGSKNRYAMVGFRVGNTLSENGTVARGICSKDADENLTTCVERTEIMRIDGKVSYKDEQGEWVAVGDNTPVSMNVWGFTPDYFQHSEEYFKEFLSDPKNMENKKAEFFIPLMVNKLINEGTATVKVLDTTSKWFGVTYAADRQSVVDKIQHLIDEGVYPNKLF; encoded by the coding sequence ATGAAACCTACGTTATTGCTTTTGGCTGCCGGTATGGGTAGCCGTTATGGTGGTTTGAAACAGCTTGATGGTCTGGGTCCTAATGGTGAGACTATCATGGACTACAGCATCTATGATGCTATTCAGGCTGGTTTCGGAAAGATCGTATTCGTTATCCGCAAGGACTTCGAAGATCAGTTCCGTGAGAAGATTCTTTCAAAGTATGAGGGTCATATTCCTGCAGAGCTTTGCTTCCAGGCATTGGATGATCTCCCAGAGGGATTCTCTGTTCCAGAAGGTCGTGAGAAACCATGGGGTACAAACCATGCTGTCCTGATGGCAAAGGATATCATCAAGGAACCTTTCTGCGTAATCAACTGCGATGACTTCTACAACCGCGATTGCTTCATGGTAATCGGCAAGTTCCTCTCTGAACTTCCAGAGGGCAGCAAGAACCGTTACGCCATGGTAGGTTTCCGTGTAGGTAATACCTTGAGTGAGAATGGTACCGTAGCTCGCGGCATCTGCTCTAAGGATGCTGATGAGAACCTTACTACCTGTGTAGAGCGTACCGAGATCATGCGTATTGACGGTAAGGTATCTTACAAGGACGAGCAGGGCGAGTGGGTTGCTGTTGGCGACAATACTCCTGTTTCCATGAACGTTTGGGGCTTCACACCTGATTACTTCCAGCATAGTGAGGAGTACTTCAAGGAGTTCTTGAGTGATCCTAAGAATATGGAAAACAAGAAGGCTGAGTTCTTCATCCCATTGATGGTCAACAAGCTCATCAATGAGGGTACAGCTACCGTTAAGGTGCTCGATACTACCAGCAAGTGGTTTGGTGTAACTTATGCAGCCGACCGCCAGAGTGTTGTTGATAAGATCCAGCATCTTATCGATGAGGGTGTTTATCCTAACAAGCTCTTCTAA
- a CDS encoding DHH family phosphoesterase, translating into MNINILTDQEAAILRETIAASHRIVVCAHKSPDGDAVGSSLGWAGYLRSLGKKVDICVPDMIPDSISWLPGAAGILRYDRQPELVQRAFDEADLVCCVDFSSEGRLDEMDHLLLGCKTQRVIIDHHLSPNLEAKLLVSQPHASSASDLVFRVVWQLGGFPQMDQTWATCIYCGMMTDTGGFTYNSTQPYIYYIICLLLTKNIDKDKIYRNVFNNARIPAVRFRGYLMNEKLQVVEGLHASFYTVTRKELKKYDFIKGDLEGLVNVPLTIKGHKLSISLREDTDIDNRILVSLRSVDDFPCNKMAAEFFNGGGHRNASGGKLLCSIQEAEQIALKAILAYADMLK; encoded by the coding sequence ATAAACATTAATATATTGACAGATCAGGAAGCCGCTATTCTCCGAGAGACGATAGCGGCTTCTCATCGTATTGTCGTCTGTGCACATAAGTCGCCAGACGGTGATGCCGTCGGCTCTTCTTTGGGATGGGCTGGTTATCTTCGCTCTTTGGGCAAGAAAGTTGACATTTGTGTGCCGGATATGATACCGGATTCTATTTCCTGGTTGCCTGGAGCTGCCGGTATCCTGCGATATGACAGACAGCCTGAACTGGTGCAGCGAGCTTTCGATGAAGCCGATCTGGTATGCTGTGTTGACTTTAGCAGTGAGGGACGTCTTGATGAGATGGATCATTTATTGTTGGGTTGCAAGACTCAGCGTGTCATCATCGACCACCATCTGTCTCCTAATCTTGAGGCTAAGCTGCTGGTTTCGCAGCCACATGCCAGCAGTGCCAGCGACCTGGTATTCCGTGTAGTCTGGCAGTTGGGAGGTTTCCCACAGATGGATCAGACCTGGGCTACCTGCATCTATTGCGGCATGATGACCGATACGGGCGGTTTCACCTATAATTCTACCCAGCCTTATATCTATTACATCATCTGCTTGCTGCTTACCAAGAACATCGACAAGGATAAGATTTACCGTAATGTCTTCAATAATGCCCGCATTCCGGCAGTCCGGTTCCGTGGCTATCTGATGAATGAAAAGTTGCAGGTAGTAGAGGGACTTCATGCCAGTTTCTATACCGTGACCCGTAAAGAGTTGAAGAAGTATGACTTTATCAAGGGCGATCTGGAAGGATTGGTGAACGTACCTCTTACCATCAAGGGACACAAACTCTCCATTTCTCTTCGTGAAGATACGGATATAGACAATCGCATATTGGTAAGTCTCCGTTCGGTAGACGATTTCCCATGCAATAAGATGGCAGCCGAGTTCTTCAATGGTGGCGGTCATCGCAATGCTTCTGGCGGCAAATTGCTTTGCAGCATACAGGAGGCAGAGCAGATAGCACTGAAGGCTATCCTGGCATACGCCGATATGCTGAAGTAG
- a CDS encoding DUF4827 domain-containing protein, whose protein sequence is MKKFLFAMIAFAAVLSFAACNDSETYKDMRDRELDSISSFLRKENIKVISEDEFNRRWKNNEKLTDTAKNNNEWVLFNSNGIYMQVIDQGCGDYIKKGTSVDVLVRFDEYNLSYAAEMSDKCLTLSNKVPAYSYYVDKISVTNTSGTFTGSFVDPSASLMANTYNSSNYGSVSSTVPSGWLIPFTWIKIGRPKTDDERIAHVRLLVPHSYGTTSASGSVQACVYDMTLQKGR, encoded by the coding sequence ATGAAGAAATTTTTGTTTGCAATGATTGCTTTTGCGGCTGTTTTATCGTTTGCCGCATGCAATGATAGTGAGACTTATAAGGACATGCGCGACAGAGAGCTCGATTCTATCAGCTCTTTCTTGCGTAAGGAAAATATTAAGGTCATCTCTGAGGATGAGTTCAACAGACGTTGGAAAAATAATGAGAAACTGACGGATACAGCAAAGAACAACAACGAATGGGTACTTTTCAACAGTAACGGTATCTACATGCAGGTGATTGACCAGGGATGTGGCGACTATATCAAGAAAGGTACATCGGTAGATGTATTGGTCCGCTTTGATGAGTATAACCTTTCGTATGCTGCTGAAATGAGCGATAAGTGTCTCACGCTTTCAAACAAAGTTCCTGCTTATTCCTATTATGTAGATAAGATAAGCGTTACCAATACTTCCGGTACATTCACCGGTTCTTTCGTAGATCCTTCAGCTAGTCTGATGGCCAATACATATAATTCATCCAATTATGGCAGTGTAAGTTCTACCGTGCCTAGCGGCTGGCTCATACCATTCACCTGGATTAAGATAGGCAGACCGAAGACTGATGATGAACGCATCGCTCATGTCCGCCTGCTCGTACCTCACTCTTACGGTACCACATCGGCATCGGGCAGTGTGCAGGCATGTGTCTACGACATGACTCTGCAGAAAGGAAGATAA
- the glmM gene encoding phosphoglucosamine mutase, producing MTLIKSISGIRGTIGGPAGDTLNPLDIVKFTSAYATFIRRSGASESNTIVVGRDARISGEMVKNVVCGTLMGMGYDVLNIGLATTPTTELAVTMSGAAGGIIITASHNPRQWNALKLLNEKGEFLTAANGNEVLGIAEKEDFDYADVDHLGKYTEDNTFNKRHIDSVLALKLVDVEAIKNAHFKVCVDSINSVGGVILPELLDALGVAYTFLNGQPTGDFAHNPEPLEKNLGGIMDELKKGGYDMGIVVDPDVDRLAFICEDGKMFGEEYTLVSVADYVLSKTPGNTVSNLSSTRALRDVTEKHGGKYTAAAVGEVNVTTKMKDVHAVIGGEGNGGVIYPESHYGRDALVGIALFLSSLAHKGCKVSELRASFPNYFIAKNRIDLTPSTDVDAILVKVKEMYGKEKDVTVTDIDGVKLDFPDKWVHLRKSNTEPIIRVYSEASTMEQADELGKKLMQVVYDMQ from the coding sequence ATGACACTGATTAAGTCAATTTCTGGTATCCGCGGTACTATCGGCGGTCCAGCGGGCGATACTTTGAATCCGCTCGATATCGTAAAGTTCACTTCAGCATACGCTACCTTCATTCGCCGTAGCGGTGCTTCAGAGAGTAATACCATCGTTGTAGGCCGTGATGCACGCATCTCTGGCGAGATGGTAAAGAATGTGGTTTGTGGAACCCTCATGGGCATGGGCTACGATGTGCTGAACATCGGTCTGGCTACTACTCCTACCACCGAACTTGCTGTTACCATGAGTGGTGCGGCCGGCGGTATCATCATCACAGCTTCTCACAACCCACGTCAGTGGAATGCCCTCAAGCTCCTCAACGAGAAGGGTGAGTTCCTCACAGCAGCTAATGGTAACGAGGTGCTGGGTATCGCAGAGAAGGAAGACTTCGACTATGCGGATGTGGATCATCTCGGAAAATATACTGAAGACAATACCTTCAACAAGCGCCATATCGACTCCGTACTTGCTTTGAAGCTCGTAGATGTCGAAGCAATCAAGAATGCCCACTTCAAGGTTTGTGTAGATTCCATCAACTCTGTTGGTGGCGTTATACTTCCTGAGTTGCTCGATGCGCTCGGGGTAGCATATACTTTCCTCAATGGTCAGCCTACAGGCGACTTCGCTCATAATCCGGAGCCATTGGAGAAGAACCTCGGTGGTATCATGGATGAGTTGAAGAAGGGTGGCTACGATATGGGTATCGTTGTAGACCCTGATGTTGACCGTCTGGCTTTCATCTGCGAAGATGGCAAGATGTTTGGCGAAGAGTATACCTTGGTAAGTGTGGCAGATTACGTGTTGAGCAAGACTCCAGGCAATACCGTCAGCAACCTTTCATCTACCCGTGCCCTCCGTGATGTTACAGAGAAGCATGGTGGCAAGTACACTGCAGCTGCTGTAGGCGAGGTGAATGTAACTACCAAGATGAAGGATGTTCACGCTGTTATCGGTGGTGAAGGCAATGGTGGAGTTATCTATCCAGAGAGCCATTACGGTCGTGATGCCCTCGTTGGCATCGCCCTCTTCCTGAGCAGTCTGGCTCACAAGGGCTGCAAGGTGAGCGAGCTCCGTGCCAGCTTCCCTAACTATTTCATCGCAAAGAACCGCATCGACCTCACTCCATCTACCGATGTAGATGCAATCCTCGTGAAGGTTAAGGAGATGTATGGTAAGGAGAAGGATGTCACCGTAACAGATATCGATGGCGTCAAGCTCGATTTCCCTGACAAGTGGGTTCACCTCCGCAAGAGTAATACCGAGCCTATCATCCGAGTATATAGCGAGGCCTCTACCATGGAACAGGCTGATGAACTGGGCAAGAAACTCATGCAGGTGGTTTACGATATGCAGTAA
- a CDS encoding S24/S26 family peptidase, protein MNTSDSKYKAIAALELFIREGRPVKFPVKGTSMLPFIVGDRDCVEFYPVEGELKVGDIVMARVEEGYPVVHRIIGIEPVAGAASPASFSADDCRIVLTGDGNLGFKEHCLRKDVIAKAHAVICPDGSRKSLISQKALRNWHRWQRLRPVRRVLLKIIKLYIRLSYKN, encoded by the coding sequence ATGAATACATCCGATTCAAAATATAAGGCAATAGCCGCGCTCGAGCTATTCATCCGTGAAGGTCGTCCTGTCAAGTTTCCGGTCAAAGGAACCAGCATGCTTCCCTTTATCGTAGGTGATAGAGATTGCGTAGAATTCTATCCGGTAGAAGGCGAGTTGAAGGTGGGCGATATCGTGATGGCGAGGGTAGAAGAAGGCTATCCGGTGGTGCATCGCATCATCGGGATAGAGCCTGTTGCAGGAGCAGCTTCCCCCGCATCCTTTTCTGCAGATGATTGCCGTATCGTGCTGACGGGCGATGGAAATCTCGGTTTTAAGGAGCATTGCCTGCGCAAGGATGTCATTGCGAAGGCGCATGCTGTCATCTGCCCCGACGGCAGCCGCAAGAGTCTCATCTCGCAGAAAGCGCTCAGAAACTGGCACAGATGGCAGAGGTTGAGGCCTGTGCGTAGGGTCTTGCTTAAAATAATCAAGCTCTATATCCGTTTATCATATAAAAACTAA
- a CDS encoding PqqD family protein — MKIKKDFKLREICGEYVVTAEGMQAVDFTKLISLNETAAFLWKAAEKQGEFTIASLAQALCDEYDVVMAQAEKDCEAIIAQWQKEGLV, encoded by the coding sequence ATGAAGATCAAGAAAGATTTCAAGCTCCGCGAAATTTGCGGTGAGTATGTGGTAACAGCCGAAGGTATGCAAGCTGTAGACTTTACCAAGTTGATTAGTCTCAACGAAACAGCTGCGTTTCTTTGGAAGGCGGCTGAGAAACAGGGTGAATTTACGATAGCTTCGTTGGCTCAGGCTCTGTGCGATGAGTATGATGTAGTCATGGCTCAGGCAGAAAAAGACTGCGAGGCGATTATTGCTCAGTGGCAGAAAGAGGGACTGGTATGA
- a CDS encoding ABC transporter ATP-binding protein, whose product MRKYALWFFRQMSAVRGRLLLRIIAGLLQVALGLWLVWLCRRFIDVVILRGNVLRETIVLFSVIALLIALRQLVFYLSGITEVILQNDMRSRLFRFVLGRKLYAVKHQAEAGSGKPASDMLSGDISQRLERDLSSASSVVTDILPTIVVTLVQLFGAFFLMRSIDSILAWSLLVLTPVVAVCAKYLGSRLKKMTLAIREEESSIQMMIQETVEHELTIKTLQAESAVSGRVGSMQQRLHHLVRRRIRFTLISRLLLAFTFSYGYFGAFVYGAIQLKNGLITFGVMTAFLQLVGQIQSPIMSLLGMIPQLIHASASVDRLVEIENTEQEESLVQADVSIPLQRACGIRLQDVSYSYPDERKKVVVSHFSYDFRPATSVAIVGETGCGKTTILRLLSSIIQPDSGRIVLYDAQGKMVEGTSMRSHIVYIEQGNTLMSGTIRDNLLLANPVATDEQLTEALHVACADFVFSLPTGMDTKIGEHATRLSGGQAQRIAIARSLLREGNILLLDEISSSLDAETEKLLFDRLFTSYADKTIICVTHRKEVADRCQEQIRL is encoded by the coding sequence ATGAGGAAGTATGCACTATGGTTTTTCCGCCAGATGTCTGCTGTCCGTGGACGTTTGCTGTTGCGCATCATCGCCGGTCTTCTGCAGGTAGCATTAGGCTTGTGGCTCGTCTGGCTGTGTCGCCGGTTCATCGATGTGGTGATCTTGCGTGGCAATGTGCTGCGCGAAACCATCGTGCTTTTTTCTGTCATCGCCCTGCTGATAGCCCTTCGCCAGCTGGTATTCTATCTTTCCGGCATCACCGAGGTTATCCTCCAGAATGATATGCGTAGCCGCCTCTTCCGGTTTGTGCTGGGCAGGAAACTCTATGCCGTTAAGCATCAGGCTGAGGCTGGTTCCGGAAAGCCTGCTTCTGATATGCTTTCCGGCGACATCAGCCAGCGTTTGGAGCGCGATCTCTCATCAGCCTCTTCGGTAGTTACGGATATCCTGCCCACAATCGTAGTCACCCTGGTGCAGCTCTTCGGTGCCTTCTTCCTGATGCGTTCCATCGATTCCATTCTGGCATGGAGTCTTCTGGTGTTGACACCGGTAGTTGCAGTCTGTGCCAAGTATCTCGGCAGCCGACTCAAGAAGATGACGCTGGCGATACGCGAGGAGGAGAGCAGCATACAGATGATGATTCAGGAGACGGTAGAACATGAACTCACCATCAAGACCTTGCAGGCAGAGAGCGCGGTTTCCGGTAGGGTAGGCAGCATGCAGCAGCGTTTGCATCATCTGGTCCGCCGTCGTATCCGTTTTACGTTGATATCCCGTCTGCTCCTGGCTTTCACTTTCAGTTACGGCTATTTCGGAGCCTTTGTCTATGGTGCCATCCAACTCAAGAACGGGTTGATAACCTTTGGTGTGATGACAGCCTTCCTGCAGTTGGTGGGGCAGATACAGAGTCCTATCATGTCGCTCTTGGGCATGATTCCCCAGCTGATTCATGCATCAGCGAGTGTAGACCGGTTGGTAGAAATAGAAAATACCGAGCAGGAGGAATCTCTGGTACAGGCAGATGTTTCTATACCTTTGCAGCGTGCTTGCGGCATCCGTCTTCAGGATGTGAGTTATTCATATCCCGATGAGCGAAAGAAAGTTGTTGTCAGTCATTTCTCTTATGATTTCCGTCCCGCCACATCTGTGGCGATAGTAGGAGAAACCGGTTGTGGCAAGACCACTATCCTGCGCCTGCTGTCGAGTATCATCCAGCCCGATAGCGGAAGGATTGTATTGTATGATGCACAGGGCAAAATGGTAGAAGGAACCAGTATGCGTTCGCATATCGTGTATATAGAGCAGGGTAATACGCTGATGAGCGGAACCATTCGCGATAATCTTCTTCTTGCCAATCCCGTGGCTACCGATGAGCAGCTTACCGAAGCCCTTCATGTAGCCTGTGCCGATTTCGTTTTCAGTTTGCCGACAGGTATGGATACGAAGATAGGAGAGCATGCCACCCGTTTGAGTGGCGGTCAGGCACAGCGCATTGCTATAGCCCGCAGTCTTTTGCGCGAGGGTAATATTCTGTTGCTTGATGAAATCAGCTCATCGCTAGATGCCGAAACCGAGAAGCTTCTTTTCGACCGTCTCTTTACTTCGTATGCCGATAAGACTATTATCTGTGTTACGCATAGGAAGGAGGTGGCAGACAGATGCCAGGAGCAGATACGGCTGTGA